A section of the Drosophila subobscura isolate 14011-0131.10 chromosome A, UCBerk_Dsub_1.0, whole genome shotgun sequence genome encodes:
- the LOC117903717 gene encoding brefeldin A-inhibited guanine nucleotide-exchange protein 3 isoform X2 → MEDLFLLIIKESTGTKHNALRQTAQIAYDKLYRQHGIHRDPSHELRSVCFTALQMALDTKRPKFITMGLNGLHRVIKDERFYIGLEPEDDSVWLPSQLLRATNGILPSTSSEDTVVNVLRLFLAMACSPACTLNGRLLIEILSRCGECWEMGSRATKAASLAAASQCLRTFCAFLIEEAEEVKKTAPAGLMTQTQASAVYNEVIPVMQWLCSRLVEPNVNTSPNKKCENHSSLYLTECILTLSSALPRNVHANPHFTSFLWQKFCPTLAAALGSPGRINLDKKFTYKDALHMIENEARGFFTGPGLDGPQARCVYLTAIQLLRIAGAHGSLRPMLEALFHRMLLLPAPQNRTEPLRCVREIFKSPERLIDLAVILYVDKNTAQGCSDEMALFRLLVDAMEECAYGASGAGGGACTEASLQASVECMVALLDSLQVLCSGELTESMISDQIVQVVNSRHDLLKDADYSGPLTYQSMARLPAPYRDAIVEFRQNVFETSSGSESDGEPPNEQDGASNGSGDTEGPEDDEHSSSSDETSRVENRWPYSHLEAPVMPIRTDSDNDRQHARDFARALRQDLVPKLLRLRSCVELDEAMQEFASAVCQENSMNFSDFDYNLTAINADGIYLAIYSSLLLSLQLMRAGYYDQAVPVAAPPNRDILVPMSEQQFVTSVQNTGVLVYLSSPWLCELYQSVTMCNILEAMTRQQLEGTGPRCALVDMLCDAGGLGATQMLSEWQRLQTATQVKHSDDEQHDKRREAAKKLCRRLLTCCWDSMVIVLSSGLGDLQTASASNKLVALSKRTLRVKAKANKSNGEALYAMCLDGLHSAATLSNSLNLQHLAGKILNLLASNVCQTTGPRISASQAMSMDVVLTGGLNLGSYSADCWPSIFAVCRHVSQLEHEIFSMQNPSISASPGSSRRDLETGEKLSNGNAQDKLNLSSIPIDDDETCVDVYSFLQAPMQSPNTNITCILKVYSGTNETVLLSQCDTSKVLCALSHQAENLFSDAAERLSLPSLCQFLKHLCRASRDQLYKSQVARKGTRIWWPSKGWKKLDSLPMSLLLHRIGDVTLKVFRSSRPLLHVLKVWAITGPHLMDAACHRDRMISKRAIEYIHDIITALLVEQSELPYFHFNEALLKPFENLLSMDTDVDVQDQIVACLYEVVEAHRTEIRSGWRPLFGTLRNARSRMLNMSNIIDIFRVFLDSDNTLVFANAGLDCILCLLSYLEISGGGSNNNNTCSGTSNGAGGGAGAAGGGGGGGEEENAFRPTDFLHETLRFLERCSSILGFMYSMPKCPNFHSTYKIKGISYTHIIDANIPSSMENFTYFGNDYLQTRNEQYMISYRSLHIDKDTIVKIDEMDKPSGVLKVWFLLLDGLTNSLIVCPYSHQAPILQTIFKLFKNLLATPGIDFGFYCINHLLVPMIQDWLRYINKTGATWQLIEKNFKHCCCMTTDLVVEFIEKSVPEQRRLGAGTKTRLAQIVHPADNLIYSKLKFVTERIEQQELPNLNLNPTTQTATDSRYDSSSSSASEEQQKGGSGGVSGVAPPPAGGSSSSLIESPTKISSSATLALKQLLLVLIECAAQSQEAIARISVSCLKHVILSTGMLFNESQWMIACSAIHRACTVTIAPLRQLSFAFHEKSNSFYGDCANVKVAARRDSSLEELARIYSLAQQVFLSDNQREPGQGQGQGPSGGPSGGAGSGQCKLSDDRSYSFLLYPLNNGFNSNLDNFVIRIPFKNLVVGLLANQMLLQLVAKLLLSRLKCVPQAVSTCIFDNYAGAAATPSHDYDLDFRSKEILLRCVKQYLMSALEFDSRPGLKFLMQKVSNIEYAANLYKQMTSSWMIYYIALVDSHLNDIVVYNLGPEDLNFILESCSRLNTTTVKKKENFVRYLFCLQDAWNLVCELYLSNSALHDLESGSSSSSSSKRAVPEAQSAAAAAAKKPPMAAPPHHPHPHAHTHPGHVHPHQMVGKPMCISLNGNGNGSGADAEMTEAAGSGGSPSKCVQLQEEENVTMTTLISEFQPKCRNNPFDTNRQAKSEAESISPEIEQQRASSILKDSNYKRAALAQLVVASMELLRSLPGEAEENLKLLMTPTIREAFRLVQLQGNELKVNQF, encoded by the exons ATGGAGGACCTTTTTCTGCTAATTATCAAGGAGTCGACGGGCACCAAGCATAACGCGTTGCGGCAGACGGCGCAAATTGCTTACG ATAAACTGTACCGCCAGCATGGCATCCACCGGGATCCGTCGCACGAGCTGCGCTCGGTCTGCTTCACGGCCCTACAGATGGCGCTGGACACCAAGCGGCCAAAGTTCATCACGATGGGCCTCAACGGGCTGCAT cgCGTTATCAAGGACGAACGTTTCTACATTGGCCTAGAGCCCGAGGATGATTCCGTGTGGCTGCCATCGCAGCTGCTGCGTGCCACAAACGGCATCCTGCCATCGACCAGCAGCGAGGACACCGTGGTCAATGTGCTGCGGCTCTTCCTGGCCATGGCCTGCTCGCCGGCCTGCACCCTCAATGGGCGCCTGCTCATCGAGATACTCTCGCGCTGCGGCGAGTGCTGGGAGATGGGCTCGCGGGCCACCAAGGCCGCCTCCTTGGCGGCTGCCTCCCAGTGCCTGCGCACCTTCTGCGCCTTCCTCATCGAGGAGGCCGAGGAGGTGAAGAAGACGGCGCCGGCGGGCCTGatgacacagacacaggcctCGGCCGTCTACAACGAGGTGATACCCGTGATGCAGTGGCTCTGCAGCCGCCTGGTCGAGCCCAACGTCAACACGTCGCCCAACAAGAAGTGCGAGAACCACAGCTCCCTCTACCTGACCGAGTGCATACTAACCCTCAGCTCGGCCCTGCCCCGCAACGTGCATGCCAATCCGCACTTCACATCCTTCCTGTGGCAGAAGTTCTGCCCCACACTGGCCGCCGCCCTGGGCTCCCCGGGACGCATCAATCTGGACAAGAAGTTCACCTACAA AGATGCTCTCCACATGATTGAGAATGAGGCACGCGGCTTCTTTACGGGCCCTGGCCTGGACGGACCGCAGGCACGATGCGTCTACCTGACGGCCATACAGCTGCTGCGCATTGCCGGCGCCCACGGCTCGCTGCGTCCGATGCTGGAGGCGCTGTTCCAtcgcatgctgctgctgccggcgcccCAGAACCGCACAGAGCCGCTGCGCTGTGTCCGGGAGATATTCAAGAGCCCCGAGCGGCTCATCGATCTGGCCGTCATCCTGTACGTGGACAAGAACACGGCCCAAGGCTGCAGCGATGAAATGGCGCTCTTCAGACT CTTGGTGGACGCCATGGAGGAGTGCGCGTATGGGGCGAGCGGTGCTGGGGGCGGTGCCTGCACTGAGGCGAGTCTTCAGGCCAGCGTCGAGTGCATGGTGGCCCTGCTGGACAGCCTGCAGGTGCTGTGCAGTGGCGAGCTGACCGAGTCGATGATCAGCGACCAGATTGTCCAGGTGGTGAACTCGCGCCACGATCTGCTGAAGGATGCCGACTACTCGGGCCCGTTGACCTACCAGAGCATGGCCCGGCTGCCGGCCCCCTATCGGGACGCCATTGTGGAGTTCCGGCAGAACGTGTTCGAGACATCGTCGGGGTCGGAGAGCGACGGCGAGCCGCCGAACGAGCAGGACGGCGCCTCCAATGGCTCGGGCGATACGGAGGGGCCCGAGGACGATGAGCACAGCAGCTCCAGTGACGAGACATCGCGCGTGGAGAACCGCTGGCCCTACTCCCACCTCGAGGCGCCCGTCATGCCCATCCGCACGGACAGCGACAACGATCGACAGCATGCCCGGGACTTTGCCCGTGCCCTGAGGCAGGATCTGGTGCCgaagctgctgcggctgcgcagCTGCGTCGAGCTGGACGAGGCCATGCAGGAGTTCGCCTCGGCGGTGTGCCAGGAGAACAGCATGAACTTCTCGGACTTTGACTACAATCTGACGGCCATCAATGCGGATGGCATCTACCTGGCCATCtactcctcgctgctgctcagcCTGCAGCTGATGCGCGCCGGCTACTACGACCAGGCG gtgccgGTGGCCGCGCCACCCAACCGCGACATCCTGGTGCCCATGTCCGAGCAGCAGTTCGTCACCTCCGTGCAGAACACGGGCGTGCTGGTCTACCTCTCATCGCCGTGGCTCTGCGAGCTCTATCAGTCGGTGACCATGTGCAACATCCTGGAGGCCATGACgcgacagcagctggagggcACTGGGCCACGCTGCGCCCTCGTCGACATGCTGTGCGATGCGGGCGGCCTGGGGGCCACACAGATGCTGTCCGAGTGGCAGCGCCTGCAGACGGCCACCCAGGTGAAGCACAGCGACGACGAGCAGCACGACAAGCGGCGGGAGGCGGCCAAGAAGCTGTGCCGCCGGCTGCTcacctgctgctgggactCAATGGTGATTGTGCTCAGCTCGGGGCTGGGCGATCTGCAGACAGCGTCTGCCTCCAACAAGCTGGTGGCCCTCTCCAAGCGCACGCTGAGGGTCAAAGCCAAGGCGAACAAGTCGAACGGCGAGGCGCTCTACGCCATGTGCCTGGATGGACTGCATTCG GCGGCGACGCTCAGCAACAGCCTCAATCTGCAGCATTTGGCTGGCAAGATTCTCAATCTGTTGGCCTCGAATGTGTGCCAGACGACGGGGCCACGGATCAGCGCCAGCCAGGCCATGTCCATGGATGTGGTGCTCACGGGTGGCCTCAATCTGGGCAGCTACAGCGCCGACTGCTGGCCGAGCATCTTCGCCGTGTGCCGGCACGTGAGCCAGCTGGAGCATGAGATATTCAGCATGCAGAATCCATCCATATCGGCATCGCCGGGCAGCAGTCGCAGGGACCTGGAGACGGGCGAGAAGCtgagcaatggcaatgcccaGGACAAGCTGAATCTCTCCTCGATACccatcgatgatgatgagacgTG CGTGGATGTCTATAGCTTCCTGCAGGCGCCCATGCAGAGCCCCAACACGAACATCACCTGCATCCTGAAGGTCTATTCGGGCACCAATGAGACGGTGCTGCTGAGCCAGTGTGACACCTCCAAGGTGCTGTGCGCGCTGTCCCACCAGGCGGAGAATCTGTTCAGCGATGCGGCGGAGCGGCTGAGTCTGCCGTCGCTGTGCCAGTTCCTGAAGCATCTGTGCCGCGCCTCGCGCGACCAGCTGTACAAGAGCCAGGTGGCGCGCAAGGGCACACGGATCTGGTGGCCCAGCAAGGGCTGGAAGAAGCTCGACTCGCTGCccatgtcgctgctgctgcaccgcaTCGGGGACGTCACGCTCAAGGTGTTCCGCAGCTcgcggccgctgctgcacgTGCTCAAGGTGTGGGCCATCACGGGGCCGCATCTGATGGACGCCGCCTGCCACAGGGATCGCATGATCTCGAAGCGGGCCATCGAGTACATACACGACATCATCACGGCCCTGCTGGTGGAGCAGTCGGAGCTGCCGTACTTCCACTTCAACGAGGCCCTGCTGAAGCCCTTCGAGAATCTGCTCAGCATGGACACGGACGTGGATGTGCAGGACCAGATTGTGGCCTGCCTCTACGAGGTGGTTGAGGCGCATCGCACCGAGATACGCTCCGGCTGGCGGCCCCTCTTCGGCACCCTGCGCAACGCCCGCAGTCGGATGCTCAACATGAGCAACATCATCGACATCTTTCGCGTGTTCCTCGACTCGGACAACACGCTGGTGTTTGCCAATGCCGGACTCGACTGCATCCTCTGTCTGCTCTCGTATCTGGAGATctctggcggtggcagcaacaacaataacacttgcagcggcaccagcaacggagcgggaggaggagcaggagcagctggtggcggcggcggcggcggcgaggAGGAGAACGCGTTTAGGCCGACAGACTTTCTGCACGAAACGCTGCGCTTCCTGGAGCGCTGCTCGAGCATTCTGGGCTTCATGTACAGCATGCCCAAGTGCCCGAACTTCCACTCCACCTACAAGATCAAGGGCATCTCGTACACGCACATCATCGACGCGAACATACCCAGCTCGATGGAGAACTTTACGTACTTCGGCAACGACTATCTGCAGACGCGCAACGAGCAGTACATGATCTCGTACCGCTCGCTGCACATCGACAAGGACACCATTGTGAAGATCGACGAGATGGACAAGCCCTCGGGGGTGCTCAAGGTgtggttcctgctgctggacggCCTCACCAACTCCCTCATCGTCTGTCCGTACTCGCACCAGGCGCCCATACTGCAGACGATCTTCAAGCTCTTCAAGAACCTGCTGGCCACGCCGGGCATCGACTTTGGCTTCTATTGCATCAACCACTTGCTGGTGCCCATGATCCAGGACTGGCTGCGGTACATCAACAAGACGGGCGCCACCTGGCAGCTCATCGAGAAGAACTTCaagcactgctgctgcatgaccACCGATCTGGTGGTGGAGTTCATCGAGAAATCGGTGCCCGAGCAGCGTCGCCTGGGCGCTGGCACCAAGACCCGCCTCGCCCAGATTGTCCATCCCGCCGATAATCTCATCTACTCGAAGCTCAAGTTCGTCACGGAGCGaatcgagcagcaggagctcccgaatctgaatctgaatcccACGACACAAACGGCGACAGACAGCAGATAcgacagcagctccagctccgccagcgaggagcagcaaaagggcggcagcggcggcgtctCGGGTGTGGCCCCTCCCCCGgctgggggcagcagcagcagcctcatcgAGTCACCCACCAAGATCTCCAGCTCGGCCACGCTGGCcctcaagcagctgctgctggtcctcaTCGAATGCGCTGCGCAGTCGCAGGAGGCGATTGCCCGCATCTCGGTGTCCTGCCTGAAGCACGTCATCCTGTCGACGGGCATGCTGTTCAACGAGTCGCAGTGGATGATCGCCTGCTCGGCCATTCATCGGGCCTGCACCGTGACCATTGCCCCGCTGCGGCAGCTCTCGTTCGCCTTCCACGAGAAGTCGAACAGCTTCTACGGCGACTGTGCCAACGTGAAGGTGGCCGCGCGACGCGACAGCAGCCTCGAGGAGCTGGCGCGCATCTACTCGCTGGCCCAGCAGGTTTTCCTCTCGGACAATCAGCGGGAGcctggccagggccagggccagggaccCAGTGGCGGCCCCAGTGGCGGTGCGGGCAGCGGCCAGTGCAAGCTGTCGGACGATCGGAGCTACTCCTTCCTGCTGTATCCGCTCAACAATGGCTTCAACTCGAATCTGGACAACTTTGTCATACGGATTCCGTTCAAGAACCTGGTGGTGGGGCTGCTGGCCAaccagatgctgctgcagctggtggccaagctgctgctgtcgcgcCTCAAGTGCGTGCCGCAGGCGGTGTCCACGTGCATCTTTGACAACTATGCGGGCGCGGCGGCGACGCCCAGTCACGACTATGACCTGGACTTTCGCTCCAAGGAGATTCTGCTGCGCTGCGTCAAGCAGTACCTCATGTCCGCCCTGGAGTTCGACTCGCGGCCGGGCCTCAAGTTCCTCATGCAGAAGGTGTCCAACATCGAGTACGCGGCCAATCTGTACAAGCAAATGACCTCCTCCTGGATGATCTACTACATAGCCCTCGTCGACTCGCACCTCAACGACATTGTGGTGTACAACCTGGGCCCGGAGGATCTCAACTTCATCCTCGAGTCGTGCTCGCGCCTGAACACCACCACCgtgaagaagaaggagaactTCGTGCGGTATCTGTTCTGCCTGCAGGACGCCTGGAATCTCGTCTGTGAGCTCTACCTCAGCAACTCGGCCCTGCACGATCTCGAGTcgggctccagcagcagcagcagcagcaagcgggcAGTGCCAGAGGCACAGTCTgccgcggcagcggcagccaagaAGCCGCCAATGGCTGCACCGCCGCACCATCCGCACCCACATGCCCACACCCATCCTGGCCACGTGCACCCGCATCAAATGGTGGGCAAACCCATGTGCATCTCGCTGAacgggaatggcaatgggtcGGGCGCTGATGCGGAGATGACCGAAGCCGCCGGATCGGGTGGATCGCCCAGCAAGTgcgtgcagctgcaggaggaggagaacgtGACGATGACGACGCTGATCAGCGAGTTCCAGCCCAAGTGCCGCAACAATCCGTTCGACACGAATCGGCAGGCCAAGTCCGAGGCGGAGTCCATTTCGCCGGAgatcgagcagcagcgggcCAGCAGCATTCTGAAGGACTCCAACTACAAGCGGGCGGCTCTCGCCCAGTTGGTGGTGGCCTccatggagctgctgcgctCGCTGCCCGGCGAGGCCGAGGAGAATCTCAAGCTGCTGATGACGCCCACCATACGGGAGGCCTTCCGGCTCGTCCAGCTGCAGGGCAACGAGCTGAAGGTCAACCAGTTTTAG